In Streptomyces qaidamensis, one DNA window encodes the following:
- a CDS encoding alpha-L-fucosidase, with amino-acid sequence MPMQPWFGDAKLGIFVHWGIYAVDGVQESWSFYDDVVPHEQYMSQLDRFTAARYDPREWARLFARAGARYAVLTSRHHDGVALWDTAHGELNVGRDLISGYAEALREQGLKVGLYYSHSDWNHPDYASTRKPGRPPELEDNRYSEVAAEFEDLEAWERFLAYRDGQIRELTRRYRPDLMWFDGEWDRSEEQWRIPELAALIRSEVPDVVFNARMLSEGDYATPEQGAPVLPPEGPWELCLTINDSWGHQHHDHHHKSVDQLIRYFTETIGGGGNLLLSVGPREDGTITDEQARRLEGLGDWIARHAEAVYGTVRGLPPGHHYGPSTLSKDRRTLYLTLFDAPRAEINVRGLLNKVRRISVLGSGTELPHQVTGGLHETPGILWIAPPPAADLDPHATVLAVELDGELELYRGGGRF; translated from the coding sequence ATGCCCATGCAGCCGTGGTTCGGGGACGCCAAGCTCGGCATCTTCGTGCACTGGGGCATCTACGCCGTCGACGGCGTCCAGGAGTCCTGGTCGTTCTACGACGACGTCGTCCCGCACGAGCAGTACATGTCCCAGCTCGACCGGTTCACGGCTGCCCGCTACGACCCGCGCGAGTGGGCGAGGCTCTTCGCGCGGGCCGGCGCCCGGTACGCCGTCCTGACCAGCCGCCACCACGACGGGGTCGCTCTGTGGGACACCGCGCACGGCGAGCTGAACGTGGGCCGTGACCTGATCTCCGGTTACGCCGAGGCCCTGCGCGAGCAGGGCCTGAAGGTCGGCCTCTACTACTCCCACTCCGACTGGAACCACCCCGACTACGCCTCCACCCGCAAGCCCGGCCGCCCGCCGGAGCTGGAGGACAACCGCTACTCCGAGGTCGCCGCCGAGTTCGAGGACCTGGAGGCCTGGGAGAGGTTCCTCGCCTACCGCGACGGCCAGATCCGCGAGCTGACCCGCCGCTACCGGCCCGACCTGATGTGGTTCGACGGCGAATGGGACCGCAGCGAGGAGCAGTGGCGCATCCCCGAACTGGCCGCCCTCATCCGCTCCGAGGTACCGGACGTCGTCTTCAACGCCCGCATGCTGAGCGAGGGCGACTACGCCACCCCCGAGCAGGGCGCCCCCGTCCTCCCGCCGGAGGGCCCCTGGGAGCTGTGCCTCACGATCAACGACTCCTGGGGCCACCAGCACCACGACCACCACCACAAGTCCGTCGACCAGCTCATCCGCTACTTCACCGAGACCATCGGCGGCGGAGGCAACCTGCTCCTCAGCGTCGGTCCGCGGGAGGACGGCACGATCACGGACGAGCAGGCGCGGCGGCTGGAAGGGCTCGGCGACTGGATCGCCCGGCACGCCGAAGCCGTCTACGGAACGGTACGAGGACTCCCGCCCGGTCACCACTACGGCCCGAGCACCCTCTCCAAGGACCGCCGCACCCTCTACCTGACCCTCTTCGACGCCCCGCGCGCCGAGATCAACGTCCGGGGCCTGCTGAACAAGGTCCGCCGGATCTCGGTCCTGGGCAGCGGCACCGAACTGCCCCACCAGGTCACCGGCGGCCTCCACGAGACACCGGGCATCCTCTGGATCGCCCCGCCGCCCGCGGCCGACCTCGACCCGCACGCCACGGTGCTGGCCGTCGAACTGGACGGCGAACTGGAGTTGTACCGGGGCGGGGGCCGCTTCTGA
- a CDS encoding cupin domain-containing protein codes for MTTARNEAGNSSGFAPVLTRAAEAETTRDPSSVMTLLADSVNTGGRLTSYRSTFAEGAVGAPAHLHTEASEMFYVIDGALQVLVGEEITVLRAGDFLLVPPHTPHAFAAAPGATADVLFVFTPGAGRFDYLRLLGRVMRGEADPQEIKDSSERFDNHYVDSPAWRAALAART; via the coding sequence ATGACGACGGCACGGAACGAAGCGGGGAACAGCAGCGGCTTCGCACCGGTCCTCACGCGCGCCGCCGAGGCCGAGACGACGCGCGACCCCAGCAGCGTGATGACCCTGCTCGCCGACTCCGTGAACACCGGCGGGCGGCTCACCAGCTACCGGTCGACATTCGCGGAGGGCGCGGTCGGCGCGCCCGCCCACCTGCACACCGAGGCGTCCGAGATGTTCTACGTGATCGACGGCGCGCTCCAGGTACTGGTCGGCGAGGAGATCACCGTGCTGCGAGCCGGCGACTTCCTTCTCGTACCGCCGCACACCCCGCACGCCTTCGCCGCCGCGCCCGGCGCGACGGCCGACGTGCTGTTCGTCTTCACCCCGGGCGCGGGGCGCTTCGACTACCTGCGGCTGCTGGGCCGGGTGATGCGCGGCGAGGCCGACCCGCAGGAGATCAAGGACTCCTCCGAACGCTTCGACAACCACTACGTCGACAGCCCCGCCTGGCGCGCGGCGCTCGCGGCCAGGACCTGA
- a CDS encoding ATP-grasp domain-containing protein: MVSRVRVWLNRTYAENVFFMDQLRRNPSDRAVEIHATHGDPDSPVLAAADTAELEPENLSPAGYVEYALDQCARRGIDVFVPRLHQSAIVAHRAEFEAAGTAVLAPPPEAVAVFHDKVIAYEAVQAIGVPVPPWYRVRSEDELVAAVEELEAGGHKACFKPASGAGGVGFRVITRTPFSLMQLSGFPSPYVPLDLVLEALRQAEEPVDWLVMPRLEQPEVSVDCLTGPDNRVRLAVGRTKNGRRRGFTLHEQWLDPARRIAEGFGLHYLSNIQFRMFGDRPVLMDVNTRPAGGLHQLSLCGVNAPWAAVQLALGEDPGEVVPPFLGQDYTVVSGLRPLRPVTLPQQRPEAADPLPAVPAPTAAEPVGSVGAAAQALPL, translated from the coding sequence ATGGTCTCTCGCGTACGCGTCTGGCTCAACCGCACGTACGCGGAGAACGTGTTCTTCATGGATCAGCTGCGGAGAAATCCCAGCGACCGGGCCGTCGAGATCCACGCCACCCACGGCGACCCCGACTCGCCGGTGCTGGCCGCGGCCGACACCGCCGAGCTGGAGCCGGAGAACCTGTCTCCCGCCGGGTACGTCGAATACGCGCTCGACCAGTGTGCGCGGCGTGGCATCGACGTGTTCGTGCCCCGGCTGCACCAGTCGGCGATCGTCGCGCACCGAGCCGAGTTCGAGGCGGCCGGCACCGCGGTGCTGGCGCCACCGCCCGAGGCCGTGGCCGTCTTCCACGACAAGGTGATCGCCTACGAGGCGGTCCAGGCGATCGGCGTGCCGGTGCCGCCGTGGTACCGGGTCCGCTCGGAGGACGAACTCGTGGCTGCTGTCGAGGAGTTGGAGGCCGGCGGGCACAAGGCGTGCTTCAAGCCGGCGTCCGGGGCCGGCGGGGTGGGCTTCCGGGTGATCACGCGTACGCCCTTCTCGCTGATGCAGCTGAGCGGGTTCCCGAGCCCGTACGTGCCGCTGGACCTGGTTCTGGAGGCGCTGCGGCAGGCCGAGGAGCCGGTCGACTGGCTGGTGATGCCGCGTCTGGAGCAGCCCGAGGTGTCGGTGGACTGCCTGACCGGGCCGGACAACCGGGTCAGGCTGGCCGTGGGCCGCACCAAGAACGGCCGCCGCCGGGGCTTCACCCTGCACGAGCAGTGGCTGGACCCGGCCCGGCGGATCGCTGAGGGCTTCGGTCTGCACTACCTGTCGAACATCCAGTTCCGGATGTTCGGCGACCGTCCGGTCCTCATGGACGTCAACACCCGCCCGGCCGGCGGGCTGCACCAGCTGTCGCTGTGCGGGGTCAACGCCCCCTGGGCCGCCGTGCAGCTGGCCCTCGGCGAGGATCCGGGCGAGGTGGTTCCGCCGTTCCTGGGCCAGGACTACACGGTGGTGTCGGGGCTGCGTCCGCTGCGGCCGGTGACACTGCCGCAGCAGCGGCCGGAGGCGGCGGATCCGCTGCCGGCGGTACCCGCGCCCACGGCGGCCGAACCGGTCGGCTCGGTCGGGGCGGCGGCCCAGGCGCTGCCCCTCTGA
- a CDS encoding metallophosphoesterase family protein translates to MTSTAGGAAQLLAISDLHIGYPENRALVEDMRPGTDDDWLLVAGDVAETVADIRWTLKTLAARFRKVVWVPGNHELWTHPSDAVTLRGVARYEYLVEMCRELGVTTPEDSYPVWEGPGGPVAVAPLFLLYDYSFLPAGCTTKEQGLEYAQGTGIVCTDEYLLHPDPYPSREAWCRARVAETERRLAALPDGLPVIPVNHYPLHRHPMDVLWHPEFAMWCGTDLTADWHRRFRVHTMVYGHLHIPRTTWHEGVRFEEVSVGYPREWSKRSGPPGRLRRVLPREGEEL, encoded by the coding sequence GTGACATCGACGGCCGGTGGCGCCGCACAACTGCTGGCCATCAGCGATCTGCACATCGGATACCCGGAGAACCGCGCCCTCGTCGAGGACATGCGGCCCGGGACGGACGACGACTGGCTGCTCGTGGCCGGTGACGTCGCGGAGACCGTGGCGGACATCCGCTGGACCCTGAAGACGCTCGCGGCCCGCTTCCGCAAGGTCGTGTGGGTGCCCGGCAACCACGAGCTGTGGACCCATCCGAGCGACGCCGTCACCCTGCGCGGTGTCGCCCGGTACGAGTATCTGGTCGAGATGTGCCGCGAACTGGGCGTGACGACACCCGAGGACTCCTACCCGGTCTGGGAGGGCCCCGGCGGGCCGGTCGCCGTCGCGCCGCTGTTCCTGCTGTACGACTACTCGTTCCTGCCGGCCGGCTGCACGACCAAGGAGCAGGGCCTGGAGTACGCGCAGGGCACCGGGATCGTGTGCACCGACGAGTACCTGCTGCACCCCGATCCGTACCCGAGCAGGGAGGCCTGGTGCCGGGCCCGGGTCGCCGAGACCGAACGCAGACTCGCCGCACTGCCGGACGGCCTGCCGGTGATCCCCGTCAACCACTACCCGCTGCACCGGCATCCGATGGACGTGCTGTGGCACCCCGAGTTCGCCATGTGGTGCGGCACGGACCTGACCGCCGACTGGCACCGCAGGTTCCGCGTGCACACGATGGTCTACGGCCATCTGCACATCCCTCGTACCACCTGGCACGAGGGCGTGCGCTTCGAGGAGGTGTCGGTGGGCTATCCGCGTGAGTGGAGCAAGCGGTCCGGACCGCCGGGGCGGCTGCGGCGCGTCCTGCCGAGAGAGGGCGAGGAGCTGTGA
- a CDS encoding 4'-phosphopantetheinyl transferase family protein, with protein sequence MIEELLPETVVAVEAYGHEDADTPLFPEEAALLTRAVAKRRREFAAVRSCARRAMDKLGVPPQPVLPGERGAPRWPAGLTGSMTHCDGYCAAALVRATDLASLGIDAEVHGPLPEGVLPSVSLPAEADRLRRLAAVRPDIHWDRLLFSAKESVYKAWFPLTGKWLDFMEADIELTADGTFRATLLVPGPRVGNRRVGRFDGRWTAGRGLIATAIAVPHA encoded by the coding sequence GTGATCGAGGAACTGCTGCCGGAGACCGTGGTCGCCGTGGAGGCCTACGGCCACGAGGACGCGGACACTCCGCTGTTCCCCGAGGAGGCGGCGCTCCTGACCCGGGCGGTCGCCAAGCGGCGCAGGGAGTTCGCCGCCGTGCGCTCCTGCGCCCGCCGCGCCATGGACAAGCTCGGCGTGCCGCCGCAGCCGGTTCTGCCCGGGGAACGCGGCGCCCCCCGCTGGCCGGCCGGGCTGACCGGCAGCATGACCCACTGCGACGGCTACTGCGCCGCCGCCCTGGTCCGCGCCACCGACCTCGCGTCCCTCGGTATCGACGCCGAGGTCCACGGCCCGCTGCCCGAGGGCGTCCTGCCGTCCGTGTCCCTGCCGGCCGAGGCGGACCGGCTGCGCAGGCTCGCGGCCGTACGCCCCGACATCCACTGGGACCGGCTGCTGTTCAGCGCCAAGGAGTCCGTCTACAAGGCGTGGTTCCCCCTCACCGGGAAGTGGCTGGACTTCATGGAGGCCGACATCGAACTCACCGCCGACGGCACCTTCCGCGCGACGTTGCTCGTCCCCGGCCCACGGGTGGGCAACCGACGCGTCGGCCGCTTCGACGGCCGCTGGACGGCAGGGCGGGGTCTGATCGCGACGGCGATAGCGGTACCACACGCCTGA
- a CDS encoding helix-turn-helix domain-containing protein, with product MTGGFVEGPGATPTAVLPAVVSRVVALADRLGVPQAEVFDIGRLSVASGVPDPVVKALLSGRPAGEPDVQARFLQRLDLLRRTRLKPNGRKYTQQEIADGAGMSRQQAGALINGDRRPTMEHCDALQRFFRVHAGFLTAEDPEALVSALQHTEQELLQKLADREREAAAAADDPLERLLQDHGVRGIAWRAAQLPTDQHRDKVAEWLDMLLESVKRPES from the coding sequence GTGACGGGTGGCTTCGTCGAGGGTCCGGGCGCCACGCCGACGGCCGTGCTACCGGCCGTCGTCTCCCGTGTCGTCGCGCTCGCCGACCGGCTCGGCGTGCCGCAGGCCGAGGTCTTCGACATCGGCCGGCTCTCCGTCGCCTCCGGGGTCCCGGACCCGGTCGTCAAGGCCCTGCTCAGTGGCCGGCCGGCGGGCGAGCCCGACGTTCAGGCCCGGTTCCTGCAACGCCTGGACCTGCTGCGCCGGACCCGGCTCAAGCCCAACGGCCGCAAGTACACCCAGCAGGAGATCGCCGACGGTGCGGGCATGTCCCGCCAGCAGGCCGGCGCCCTCATCAACGGCGACCGGCGGCCGACCATGGAGCACTGCGACGCCCTCCAGCGGTTCTTCCGGGTGCACGCCGGCTTCCTGACGGCCGAGGACCCCGAGGCGCTGGTGAGCGCCCTCCAGCACACCGAGCAGGAGCTGCTGCAGAAGCTCGCCGACCGCGAGCGGGAGGCGGCCGCGGCGGCGGACGACCCGCTGGAGCGGCTGCTGCAGGACCACGGCGTGCGCGGCATCGCCTGGCGGGCCGCGCAACTGCCCACCGACCAGCACCGCGACAAGGTCGCGGAGTGGCTGGACATGCTCCTGGAGAGCGTCAAGCGGCCCGAGTCGTGA
- a CDS encoding NAD(P)/FAD-dependent oxidoreductase: MSESLTCDVVVVGAGVVGAATALYAARAGLDTVVVDRGPVAGGTTGAGEGNLLVSDKEPGPELELALLSARLWAALAREGLREAVEYEAKGGVVVAGTDRALAGLEKLAAEQRAAGAEAVPVPPDRLTDLEPYLAPGLAGGMHYPQDAQVMPALAAAHLLRASKARVLTGREVTGVLRGPGGAVRGVRTGRGDLHAPAVVNAAGTWGGEVAARAGVSLPVLPRRGFVLVTEPLPPRIRHKVYAADYVADVASDSAALQTSPVVEGTPAGPVLIGASRERVGFERSLSLPAVRALAAGATELFPFLAGVRVMRTYAGFRPYLPDHLPAIGPDPRAPGLFHACGHEGAGIGLATGTGHLIAQVLTGRTPDLDLGPFRPDRFTEEPE, encoded by the coding sequence GTGAGCGAGTCGCTGACCTGCGATGTCGTGGTGGTGGGAGCCGGTGTCGTCGGCGCCGCCACCGCCCTGTACGCGGCCCGCGCGGGCCTGGACACCGTCGTGGTGGACCGGGGACCGGTGGCCGGCGGTACGACCGGAGCGGGGGAGGGGAACCTCCTCGTCTCCGACAAGGAACCCGGGCCGGAGCTCGAACTGGCCCTGCTGTCCGCCCGGCTGTGGGCCGCACTGGCCCGGGAGGGCCTGCGCGAGGCCGTCGAGTACGAGGCCAAGGGCGGTGTCGTCGTCGCCGGCACGGACCGGGCCCTGGCCGGGCTGGAGAAGCTCGCCGCCGAGCAGCGCGCGGCCGGGGCCGAGGCGGTCCCGGTGCCGCCCGACCGGCTCACCGACCTGGAGCCGTATCTGGCCCCCGGCCTCGCGGGCGGCATGCACTACCCGCAGGACGCCCAGGTGATGCCCGCCCTCGCGGCGGCGCACCTGCTGCGCGCCTCGAAGGCCCGGGTGCTCACCGGCCGGGAGGTGACCGGGGTCCTGCGCGGCCCGGGCGGTGCGGTGCGCGGTGTGCGTACCGGCCGGGGCGACCTCCACGCCCCCGCGGTCGTCAACGCGGCCGGCACCTGGGGCGGTGAGGTCGCGGCCCGCGCCGGAGTGTCCCTTCCGGTGCTGCCCCGGAGGGGTTTCGTCCTGGTCACCGAACCGCTGCCGCCCCGCATCCGGCACAAGGTGTACGCCGCCGACTACGTGGCCGACGTCGCGAGCGACTCCGCGGCGCTGCAGACCTCCCCGGTCGTGGAGGGCACCCCGGCCGGGCCGGTCCTCATCGGCGCCAGCCGCGAACGGGTCGGCTTCGAACGGTCGCTGTCGCTCCCGGCGGTGCGCGCGCTGGCGGCCGGGGCGACCGAGCTGTTCCCGTTCCTCGCCGGAGTCCGTGTGATGCGGACGTACGCCGGCTTCCGGCCGTATCTGCCGGACCACCTGCCCGCGATCGGCCCCGACCCGCGGGCGCCCGGGCTCTTCCACGCCTGTGGGCACGAGGGCGCGGGCATCGGGCTCGCCACCGGCACCGGGCATCTGATCGCCCAGGTGCTGACCGGGCGCACGCCCGATCTGGACCTCGGCCCGTTCCGGCCCGACCGCTTCACCGAGGAGCCCGAGTGA
- a CDS encoding NAD(P)/FAD-dependent oxidoreductase, whose amino-acid sequence MGTDLAVIGAGPAGLAAALAASARGVRVTVLDAATQPGGQFYRQPAAELGARRPEALHHGWRTWERLRDGLAASAVRVLTDHHVWCVERTPDGFTVHALLGPEQEESVEVHARAVLLATGGYEQVLPFPGWTLPGVVTAGGAQAMLKGGLVVPGHRAVVAGTGPLLLPVATGLAAAGVEVAALVESTDPKRLARHAPALAGKLPEGVGHAAGLLRHRVPVLTRHTVVRAHGDDRLTGVTVAALDADGHVRPGTGRHLPCDTLAAGHGMLPHTDLAESLGCRLDGLAVAVDTEQRTDVPGVWAAGEATGIGGAALSLAEGHIAGCSAAAHLHGTAPGPAPAALKARTALQRSAAALGSACAPPPHWPEQLTDDTVVCRCEEVTAGSVREALDLGAGDERTVKLLTRAGMGWCQGRMCGTAVAGLAGCAPTPAKRPFARPVPLGVLARQHTQEGLS is encoded by the coding sequence ATGGGGACTGACCTCGCCGTGATCGGCGCCGGACCGGCCGGGCTCGCCGCCGCCCTGGCGGCCTCCGCGCGCGGCGTACGGGTCACGGTCCTCGACGCCGCGACGCAACCCGGCGGGCAGTTCTACCGGCAGCCCGCCGCAGAACTCGGCGCCAGGAGGCCCGAGGCGCTGCACCACGGGTGGCGGACCTGGGAGCGGCTGCGGGACGGGCTCGCCGCCAGTGCGGTGCGCGTCCTGACGGACCACCACGTGTGGTGCGTGGAGCGCACGCCGGACGGCTTCACCGTGCACGCCCTGCTCGGACCGGAGCAGGAGGAGTCCGTCGAGGTGCACGCCCGCGCCGTGCTCCTGGCCACCGGCGGCTACGAGCAGGTGCTGCCCTTCCCCGGCTGGACGCTCCCGGGCGTCGTCACGGCCGGGGGAGCCCAGGCCATGCTCAAGGGCGGGCTCGTGGTGCCGGGGCACCGAGCGGTGGTGGCCGGGACCGGGCCGCTGCTGCTGCCCGTGGCGACCGGGCTCGCGGCGGCAGGCGTCGAGGTCGCCGCGCTCGTCGAGTCCACCGACCCCAAGCGCCTCGCCCGGCATGCCCCCGCCCTGGCGGGCAAGCTCCCCGAGGGCGTCGGACACGCCGCCGGGCTGCTGCGCCACCGCGTCCCGGTCCTCACCCGGCACACCGTCGTCCGCGCCCACGGCGACGACCGGCTGACCGGTGTCACCGTCGCCGCCCTCGACGCCGACGGGCACGTCCGGCCCGGCACCGGACGGCACCTGCCCTGCGACACCCTCGCCGCCGGCCACGGCATGCTGCCGCACACCGACCTCGCCGAGAGCCTCGGCTGCCGCCTCGACGGGCTCGCTGTGGCCGTCGACACCGAACAGCGCACGGACGTGCCCGGCGTGTGGGCGGCCGGCGAGGCCACCGGCATCGGCGGCGCCGCCCTTTCCCTCGCAGAAGGACACATCGCCGGCTGCTCCGCCGCCGCCCACCTGCACGGCACCGCCCCCGGCCCGGCCCCCGCCGCCCTCAAGGCCCGTACGGCGCTCCAGCGGTCCGCAGCCGCCCTCGGCTCCGCCTGCGCGCCGCCCCCGCACTGGCCCGAGCAACTCACCGACGACACCGTGGTCTGCCGCTGCGAGGAGGTCACCGCCGGGTCCGTGCGCGAGGCCCTGGACCTCGGGGCGGGCGACGAACGCACCGTGAAGCTGCTCACCCGGGCCGGGATGGGCTGGTGCCAGGGCCGGATGTGCGGCACCGCCGTCGCCGGTCTCGCCGGCTGCGCACCCACCCCGGCCAAGCGCCCGTTCGCCCGTCCCGTGCCGCTCGGCGTCCTCGCCCGGCAACACACCCAGGAGGGATTGTCATGA
- a CDS encoding dihydrodipicolinate synthase family protein, with product MTDHHPWRGVLVATALPLNDDLSVDHDKYAEHCAWLVENGCDGVVPNGSLGEYQVLTPEERARVVETAVAAIGGERVMPGVAAYGSAEARRWAEQAGEAGCRAVMLLPPNAYRADERSVLAHYAEVARSGLPVVAYNNPIDTKVDLVPELLARLHGEGYIRGVKEFSGDVRRAYRIAELAPGLDLLIGADDVLLELAVAGAKGWVAGYPNALPRACVELYRAATGGDIGTALPLYRQLHPLLRWDSQVEFVQAIKLSMDIAGRRGGPCRPPRAALLPGQEAAVRTATEKALAAGLG from the coding sequence ATGACCGACCACCACCCCTGGCGCGGCGTCCTCGTCGCCACCGCGCTCCCCCTGAACGACGACCTGTCCGTCGACCACGACAAGTACGCCGAGCACTGCGCCTGGCTCGTCGAGAACGGCTGCGACGGCGTCGTGCCCAACGGCTCCCTCGGCGAGTACCAGGTACTCACCCCCGAGGAACGGGCCCGGGTCGTCGAGACGGCCGTCGCCGCCATCGGCGGGGAGCGCGTGATGCCCGGCGTCGCCGCGTACGGGTCCGCCGAGGCCCGGCGCTGGGCCGAACAGGCCGGGGAGGCCGGCTGCCGCGCGGTGATGCTGCTGCCGCCGAACGCCTACCGCGCCGATGAGCGCTCCGTCCTCGCCCACTACGCCGAGGTCGCCCGGTCGGGCCTGCCGGTCGTCGCGTACAACAACCCCATCGACACCAAGGTCGACCTCGTGCCCGAGCTGCTCGCCCGGCTGCACGGCGAGGGGTACATCCGCGGCGTCAAGGAGTTCTCGGGCGATGTCCGTCGCGCTTACCGGATCGCCGAACTCGCCCCCGGACTGGACCTCCTGATCGGCGCGGACGACGTCCTGCTGGAGCTGGCCGTCGCCGGCGCCAAGGGCTGGGTGGCGGGCTACCCGAACGCGCTGCCCCGCGCCTGCGTCGAGCTGTACCGGGCCGCCACCGGCGGTGACATCGGCACGGCGCTGCCCCTGTACCGGCAACTGCATCCGCTGCTGCGCTGGGACTCCCAGGTGGAGTTCGTCCAGGCCATCAAGCTGTCCATGGACATCGCAGGCCGCCGCGGCGGGCCCTGCCGCCCGCCCCGCGCCGCGCTGCTGCCCGGGCAGGAAGCGGCGGTCCGCACCGCCACGGAGAAGGCCCTCGCGGCCGGACTGGGCTGA
- a CDS encoding proline racemase family protein — protein sequence MRSKLALHAVDSHTEGMPTRVITGGIGTVPGATMNERRLWFREHRDDIKQLLMNEPRGHSAMSGAILQPPTRPDCDWGVVYIEVSGYLPMCGHGTIGVATVLVETGMVEVVEPVTTIRLDTPAGPVVAEVAVEDGAATSVTLRNVPSFAAGLDREATLADGRTVTYDLAFGGNFYAILPLEQFGLPFDRSRKDEILAAGLSLMAAVNAEDPPIHPEDPSIHGLHHVYLAAPGSTARHSRHAMAIHPGWFDRSPCGTGTSARMAQLHARGELPLHTEFLNESFIGTRFTGRLLGTTEVAGHPAVLPSFTGRAWITGTAQYLLDPEDPFPAGFVL from the coding sequence ATGCGCAGCAAACTCGCCCTGCACGCCGTCGACTCGCACACCGAGGGCATGCCGACCCGCGTGATCACCGGCGGCATCGGCACCGTCCCCGGCGCCACCATGAACGAACGTCGGCTGTGGTTCCGCGAACACCGCGACGACATCAAGCAGTTGCTGATGAACGAGCCACGCGGCCACTCCGCAATGAGCGGCGCGATCCTCCAGCCCCCGACCCGGCCCGACTGCGACTGGGGCGTCGTCTACATCGAGGTCTCCGGCTATCTGCCCATGTGCGGGCACGGCACCATCGGCGTGGCGACCGTCCTCGTAGAGACCGGCATGGTCGAGGTCGTCGAGCCGGTCACCACCATCAGGCTGGACACCCCGGCGGGCCCGGTCGTCGCCGAGGTGGCCGTCGAGGACGGAGCGGCCACCTCGGTCACCCTGCGGAACGTGCCCTCCTTCGCCGCCGGCCTCGACCGCGAGGCCACCCTCGCCGACGGCCGGACGGTGACGTACGACCTGGCCTTCGGCGGCAACTTCTACGCCATCCTGCCGCTGGAGCAGTTCGGCCTGCCGTTCGACCGGTCCCGCAAGGACGAGATCCTCGCGGCCGGCCTGTCCCTCATGGCCGCCGTCAACGCCGAGGACCCGCCCATCCACCCGGAGGACCCCTCCATCCACGGCCTCCACCACGTCTACCTGGCCGCCCCCGGCTCGACCGCCCGCCACTCCCGGCACGCCATGGCCATCCACCCCGGCTGGTTCGACCGCTCGCCCTGCGGCACCGGCACCAGTGCCCGCATGGCACAGCTGCACGCACGCGGCGAACTCCCGCTGCACACCGAGTTCCTGAACGAGTCCTTCATCGGAACCCGCTTCACCGGCAGACTGCTCGGCACGACCGAGGTCGCCGGCCACCCGGCCGTGCTGCCCAGCTTCACCGGCCGAGCCTGGATCACCGGCACCGCCCAGTACCTGCTGGACCCCGAGGACCCGTTCCCGGCGGGATTCGTCCTGTAG
- a CDS encoding GntR family transcriptional regulator: MAAQHTPALPVLGSRKPSHRERVADALRAALIAGELRPGEVYSAPGLAGRFGVSATPVREAMLDLAKEGLVDTVPNKGFRVTAVSEQQLDEYTRIRALIEIPTTAELARTADPVALEALRPVAREIVTSAAAGDLIAYVEADLRFHLGLLALAGNGHLVDVVRDLRRRSRLYGLTALAEQGRLEASAEEHLEILDALLSRDEEAVRAVMTRHLGHVRGLWAAP, translated from the coding sequence ATGGCCGCGCAGCACACCCCCGCCCTGCCCGTGCTCGGCAGCAGGAAGCCCAGCCACCGGGAGCGGGTCGCGGACGCGCTGCGCGCCGCCCTGATCGCCGGAGAACTGCGGCCCGGAGAGGTCTACTCGGCACCCGGCCTCGCCGGCCGCTTCGGCGTGTCCGCCACACCCGTGCGCGAGGCCATGCTCGACCTGGCCAAGGAGGGACTGGTCGACACCGTGCCCAACAAGGGCTTCCGGGTCACCGCCGTCTCCGAGCAGCAGCTCGACGAGTACACCCGCATCCGGGCGCTGATCGAGATCCCCACCACGGCGGAGCTGGCCCGCACGGCCGACCCGGTGGCCCTGGAGGCGCTCCGCCCGGTCGCCCGGGAGATCGTCACCTCCGCCGCGGCCGGCGACCTCATCGCCTACGTCGAGGCCGACCTGCGCTTCCACCTGGGCCTGCTGGCCCTCGCCGGCAACGGCCACCTCGTCGACGTCGTACGCGACCTCAGACGCCGCTCCCGGCTCTACGGTCTGACGGCCCTCGCGGAACAGGGGCGGCTGGAGGCGTCGGCCGAGGAGCACCTGGAGATCCTGGACGCGCTGCTCTCCCGCGACGAGGAGGCCGTACGGGCCGTCATGACCCGGCACCTGGGGCACGTGCGGGGCCTGTGGGCGGCACCCTGA